Proteins from a single region of Urocitellus parryii isolate mUroPar1 chromosome 4, mUroPar1.hap1, whole genome shotgun sequence:
- the LOC113175098 gene encoding olfactory receptor 13C7-like, whose translation MVRSNETSPMMGFILLGLSAHPKLEKTFFVLILFMYLVILLGNGVLILVTILDSHLHTPMYFFLGNLSFLDICYTTSSVPLILDSFLTPRKTISFSACAGQMFLSFAMGATECVLLSMMAFDRYVAICNPLRYPVVMSKAVYVPMAAGSWAAGSITATVQTSLAMRLPFCGDNVINHFTCEILAVLKLACADISINVISMVVANVIFLGVPVLFISFSYVFILATILRIPSAEGRKKAFSTCSAHLTVVIVFYGTILFMYGKPKSKDPLGADKQDLADKLISLFYGVVTPMLNPIIYSLRNKDVKAAVRNLVSQKHFAQ comes from the coding sequence ATGGTCAGGTCCAATGAGACCTCCCCCATGATGGGCTTCATTCTCCTGGGACTGTCAGCCCACCCCAAACTGGAGAAAACATTCTTTGTGCTCATCCTGTTCATGTACCTGGTGATTCTGTTGGGCAATGGTGTCCTCATCTTGGTGACCATCCTTGATTCTcacctgcacacacccatgtacttcttcctgggGAACCTCTCCTTCCTGGACATTTGCTACACAACCTCCTCCGTCCCCCTCATTCTTGACAGCTTCCTCACCCCCAGGAAGACCATCTCCTTCTCAGCGTGTGCTGGGCAGATGTTTCTCTCCTTTGCCATGGGAGCCACAGAGTGTGTTCTCCTGAGCATGATGGCCTTtgatcgctatgtggccatctgcaacccCCTTAGGTACCCTGTGGTCATGAGCAAGGCTGTCTATGTGCCCATGGCTGCAGGCTCCTGGGCAGCTGGTAGCATCACCGCCACAGTGCAGACATCCTTAGCAATGCGACTGCCTTTCTGTGGAGACAATGTCATCAACCACTTCACCTGTGAGATCCTGGCTGTCCTGAAGTTGGCCTGTGCTGACATCTCCATCAATGTGATCAGCATGGTGGTAGCCAACGTGATCTTCTTGGGAGTCCCAGTCCTGTTCATCTCTTTCTCCTATGTCTTCATCCTTGCCACCATCCTGAGGATTCCCTCTGCAGAGGGGAGGAaaaaggccttctccacctgctctgCCCACCTCACAGTGGTGATTGTCTTCTACGGGACCATCCTCTTCATGTATGGGAAGCCCAAGTCCAAGGACCCCCTGGGGGCCGACAAGCAGGACCTGGCAGACAAGCTCATCTCATTGTTTTATGGGGTGGtgacccccatgctgaaccctaTTAtttacagcctgaggaacaaggacgTGAAGGCTGCTGTGAGGAACCTGGTAAGTCAGAAACACTTTGCTCAGTGA
- the LOC113175088 gene encoding olfactory receptor 13C7, translating to METTNQTGSVSEFVLLGLSAHPKLEKTFFVLILLMYLVILLGNGVLILVTLLDSHLHTPMYFFLGNLSFLDICYTTSSVPLILDSFLTPRKTISFSACAVQMFLSFAMGATECVLLSMMAFDRYVAICNPLRYPVVMSKAAYMPMAVISWAAGSAASMVQTSLAMSLPFCGDSVINHFTCEILAVLKLACADISINVISMGVTNVIFLGIPVLFISFSYVFILATILRIPSAEGRKKAFSTCSAHLTVVIVFYGTILFMYGKPKSKDPLGADKQDLADKLISLFYGVVTPMLNPIIYSLRNKDVKAAVRNLVVFQKHVTQ from the coding sequence ATGGAAACCACCAACCAGACAGGATCTGTGTCAGAGTTTGTTCTCCTGGGCCTATCAGCCCACCCAAAGCTGGAGAAAACATTCTTTGTGCTCATCCTGCTCATGTACCTGGTGATTCTGTTGGGCAATGGTGTCCTCATCTTGGTGACCCTCCTTGACTCCcacctgcacacacccatgtacttcttcctgggGAACCTCTCCTTCCTGGACATCTGCTACACGACCTCCTCCGTCCCCCTCATTCTTGACAGCTTCCTCACCCCCAGGAAGACCATCTCCTTCTCAGCGTGTGCTGTGCAGATGTTTCTCTCCTTTGCCATGGGAGCCACAGAGTGTGTTCTCCTGAGCATGATGGCCTTtgatcgctatgtggccatctgcaacccCCTTAGGTACCCTGTGGTCATGAGCAAGGCTGCCTACATGCCCATGGCTGTCATCTCCTGGGCAGCAGGGAGTGCTGCCTCCATGGTTCAAACATCCCTTGCAATGAGTTTGCCTTTCTGTGGGGACAGTGTCATCAACCACTTCACCTGTGAGATCCTGGCTGTCCTGAAGTTGGCCTGTGCTGACATCTCCATCAATGTGATCAGCATGGGGGTGACTAATGTGATCTTTCTGGGGATCCCAGTCCTGTTCATCTCTTTCTCCTATGTCTTCATCCTTGCCACCATCCTGAGGATCCCCTCTGCTGAGGGGAGGAaaaaggccttctccacctgctctgCCCACCTCACAGTGGTGATTGTCTTCTATGGGACCATCCTCTTCATGTATGGGAAGCCCAAGTCTAAGGATCCTCTGGGGGCCGACAAGCAGGACCTGGCAGACAAGCTCATCTCATTGTTTTATGGGGTGGtaacccccatgctgaaccccatcatctacagcctgaggaacaaggacgTGAAGGCTGCTGTGAGGAACCTGGTGGTGTTTCAGAAGCACGTTACCCAGTGA
- the LOC113175111 gene encoding olfactory receptor 13C7-like: MEEANQSIVTEFVLLGLSDQPRLEKTFFVLILLTYLVILLGNGILILVTIFDSHLRTPMYFFLGNLSFLDICYTTSSIPLVLDGFLTPRKTISFSGCAVQMFLSFAMGATECVLLGMMAFDRYVAICNPLRYSVIMSKAAYVPMAISSWVAGGTNSLVQISLAVQLPFCGDNVINHFTCEILAVLKLACADISINVISMGVANVIFLGVPVLFILVSYIFILTTILRIPSAEGRRKAFSTCSAHLTVVVIFYGTILFMYAKPKSKDPLGADKQDISDKLISLFYGVLTPMLNPIIYSLRNKDVKIAVKKLVSQECFPR, translated from the coding sequence ATGGAAGAGGCAAACCAGTCCATTGTGACCGAATTTGTCTTGCTGGGGCTGTCAGATCAGCCAAGACTGGAGAAAACATTCTTTGTGCTCATTCTGCTCACGTACCTGGTGATCCTGCTGGGCAATGGCATCCTCATCCTGGTGACCATCTTTGACTCCCACCTGCgcacgcccatgtacttcttcctgggGAACCTGTCCTTCCTGGACATCTGCTACACAACCTCTTCCATTCCTCTGGTCTTAGATGGTTTCCTCACTCCCAGGAAAACCATTTCTTTCTCAGGCTGTGCCGTGCAGATGTTTCTCTCCTTTGCCATGGGGGCCACAGAGTGTGTGCTCCTGGGCATGATGGCTTTtgatcgctatgtggccatctgcaacccCCTTAGATACTCTGTGATCATGAGTAAGGCTGCCTATGTGCCCATGGCCATCAGCTCCTGGGTAGCTGGTGGAACCAACTCTTTGGTGCAGATCTCTCTTGCAGTACAATTGCCCTTCTGTGGGGACAATGTCATCAACCACTTCACCTGTGAGATCTTGGCAGTCCTAAAGTTGGCCTGTGCCGACATCTCCATCAATGTGATCAGCATGGGAGTAGCCAATGTGATCTTCCTGGGGGTCCCAGTTCTGTTCATCCTTGTCTCCTACATCTTTATACTCACCACCATCCTGAGGATCCCCTCAGCTGAGGGGCGGCGAAAGGCCTTCTCTACCTGCTCTGCTCATCTTACTGTGGTGGTAATTTTCTATGGGACTATTCTTTTCATGTATGCAAAGCCCAAATCAAAGGACCCCTTGGGAGCAGATAAGCAAGATATTTCAGACAAACTCATCTCCTTATTTTATGGAGTGTTGACCCCCATGCTGAATCCCATCATCTATAGCCTCAGAAACAAGGATGTGAAGATTGCTGTAAAGAAACTGGTAAGTCAGGAATGCTTTCCTCGGTGA
- the LOC113175114 gene encoding olfactory receptor 13C7-like, translated as MEASNQSTVTEFILLGLSAHPKLEKTFFVLILSMYLVILLGNGILILVTILDSHLRTPMYFFLGNLSFLDICYTTSSVPLVLDGFLTPRKTISFSGCAVQMFLSFAMGATECVLLGMMAFDRYVAICNPLRYSVIMSKAAYVPMAISSWVAGGANSLVQISLAVQLPFCGDNVINHFICEILAVLKLACADISINVISMGVANVIFLGVPVLFIFVSYIFILTTILKIPSAEGRKKAFSTCSAHLTVVIIFYGTILFMYGKPKSKDPLGADKQDLTDKLISLFYGLLTPMLNPIIYSLRNKDVKAAVKDLVSQKCLTQ; from the coding sequence ATGGAAGCATCCAACCAGTCTACTGTGACAGAATTTATTTTGCTTGGCCTCTCTGCCCACCCAAAACTAGAGAAAACATTCTTTGTGCTCATCCTGTCGATGTACCTGGTGATCCTGCTGGGCAATGGCATCCTCATCCTGGTGACCATCCTTGACTCCCACCTGCgcacgcccatgtacttcttcctgggGAACCTGTCCTTCCTGGACATCTGCTACACAACCTCCTCAGTCCCTCTGGTCCTAGATGGTTTCCTCACTCCCAGGAAAACCATTTCTTTCTCAGGCTGTGCTGTGCAGATGTTTCTCTCCTTTGCCATGGGAGCCACAGAATGTGTGCTCCTGGGCATGATGGCTTTTGATCgttatgtggccatctgcaacccCCTTAGATACTCTGTGATCATGAGTAAGGCTGCCTATGTGCCCATGGCCATCAGCTCCTGGGTGGCTGGTGGAGCCAACTCTTTGGTGCAGATCTCTCTTGCAGTACAATTGCCCTTCTGTGGGGACAATGTCATCAACCACTTCATCTGTGAGATCTTGGCAGTCCTAAAGTTGGCCTGTGCCGACATCTCCATCAATGTGATCAGCATGGGTGTGGCCAATGTGATCTTCCTGGGGGTCCCAGTTCTGTTCATCTTTGTCTCCTACATCTTCATACTCACCACTATCTTAAAGATTCCCTCAGCCGAGGGAAGGAAAAAGGCCTTCTCTACCTGCTCTGCCCACCTTACTGTGGTGATCATCTTCTATGGGACCATTCTCTTCATGTATGGAAAGCCCAAGTCCAAGGACCCGCTAGGGGCTGACAAGCAGGACCTCACAGACAAACTCATCTCTCTTTTCTATGGACTTCtgacccccatgctgaaccccattatctacagtctgaggaacaaggatGTGAAGGCCGCTGTGAAGGATCTGGTGTCTCAGAAATGCCTCACCCAGTGA